A portion of the Cryptomeria japonica chromosome 5, Sugi_1.0, whole genome shotgun sequence genome contains these proteins:
- the LOC131063072 gene encoding probable L-type lectin-domain containing receptor kinase S.5, with protein MGFHGMLLLSVINVLLGQTVCECFSFPNFNEAPNNLFIFNNSDIAFGALQVTQETQNTDPRYSMANRSGRVIYNNAYKFWREDGFPVSFNTTFVLNIQVPNGTGGGGMAFIISSNKNVNDIPANSYGLWMGLFNSAINGLSSNEMVAVEFDTRKNNGTNDPDGNHIGINVNSINSTKIESLAGSQIDLKSGNDITVWIQFNGVQQQLQVYMANGSSPMPLQPLLSVTLNLSGVLGSKVHFGFSASTSESIELNCVKSWNLTIEPVTSSSRRALTIAVSGVACALFIAALVGIVLICIKYRKSRAEAAEVAGTIQNLPGHLREFKFKDLKKATHNFSIESQLGQGAFGSVHKAILPKDKITVAVKRMLKDSKQVKGEFISELSIINQLRHRNLVPLLGWCHDNGRLMMVYEYMPNGSLEKHIYRGLLDWDQRYKILSGVASALLYLHEEWEKQVIHRDLKPSNIMLDSNYDARLGDFGLARLLEHNRATNKSTNVAGTMGYIAPECFHTGRATVQSDIFGFGAVVLEVVCGRPVHWGREQDLVGWVWELHQENMLMEAADCRISLAGAVSVKEDDIKGLLMVGLACSSPNPGDRPTIRQVKQMLLREMPPPWVPPFRPSFIWPYPMSEDSSSISLENSSPQSFFMQSPAVR; from the coding sequence ATGGGTTTTCATGGAATGCTCTTGCTTTCAGTCATCAATGTTTTGCTGGGACAAACCGTATGTGAGTGCTTCAGTTTTCCGAATTTCAATGAAGCGCCTAACAACCtcttcattttcaacaattccGACATAGCTTTTGGCGCCTTGCAAGTCACACAGGAAACGCAAAACACCGATCCACGGTATTCCATGGCTAACAGATCGGGAAGAGTGATCTACAATAACGCATACAAGTTCTGGAGAGAAGATGGCTTCCCTGTATCTTTCAACACCACATTTGTTCTCAATATTCAAGTGCCCAATGGGACTGGTGGCGGCGGAATGGCGTTTATCATATCTTCTAACAAGAATGTGAATGATATACCAGCGAACAGTTACGGGCTCTGGATGGGGCTCTTCAATTCCGCCATCAACGGACTCAGCAGCAATGAAATGGTAGCGGTTGAGTTTGACACCAGGAAGAACAATGGCACAAATGACCCAGACGGCAACCACATTGGAATCAATGTTAATAGCATAAATTCCACAAAAATAGAGTCTCTTGCAGGATCGCAGATCGATCTGAAGAGCGGCAACGACATCACGGTGTGGATACAATTCAACGGCGTTCAGCAGCAACTTCAAGTTTACATGGCAAATGGGTCGTCTCCCATGCCCTTGCAGCCCCTTCTCTCCGTTACCCTCAATCTCTCTGGCGTTCTCGGCTCAAAAGTTCATTTCGGCTTTTCCGCTTCCACAAGCGAGAGCATCGAGCTCAACTGTGTCAAATCATGGAATCTCACGATCGAACCAGTGACCTCAAGCTCCAGAAGGGCATTAACAATCGCAGTTTCCGGGGTGGCGTGCGCTCTGTTCATTGCAGCACTGGTGGGCATAGTCCTAATATGTATAAAGTACCGGAAATCGCGAGCAGAAGCTGCGGAGGTAGCGGGGACGATTCAGAATCTGCCGGGTCATCTTCGAGAGTTCAAATTCAAAGATCTGAAGAAGGCCACGCACAATTTCAGCATCGAGTCGCAGCTCGGGCAAGGCGCTTTCGGGTCCGTTCACAAAGCAATCCTCCCCAAGGACAAAATCACGGTGGCTGTGAAGCGCATGTTGAAGGATTCGAAACAAGTGAAAGGAGAATTCATATCGGAGCTGAGCATAATCAACCAGCTGCGCCATCGGAACCTGGTACCGTTGCTCGGGTGGTGCCACGACAACGGGCGACTGATGATGGTGTACGAGTACATGCCCAATGGGAGCCTGGAGAAGCACATTTATCGAGGCTTACTGGATTGGGACCAGAGATACAAGATTCTTTCGGGTGTGGCCTCGGCATTGCTTTACCTTCATGAAGAATGGGAGAAGCAGGTAATCCACAGGGATCTGAAACCCAGCAACATAATGCTCGACTCCAACTACGATGCCCGGCTTGGGGATTTTGGCCTCGCCCGTTTGCTTGAACACAACCGTGCGACTAACAAGTCGACGAACGTGGCGGGCACAATGGGTTACATTGCTCCAGAGTGTTTTCATACTGGACGGGCGACTGTTCAGTCTGATATTTTTGGGTTCGGTGCAGTTGTTCTTGAAGTTGTCTGTGGAAGACCCGTTCACTGGGGAAGAGAGCAGGATTTAGTTGGTTGGGTTTGGGAGCTGCACCAAGAGAATATGCTCATGGAAGCCGCAGATTGTCGCATTAGCTTGGCTGGGGCAGTCTCTGTAAAGGAGGATGATATAAAGGGTTTGTTAATGGTCGGATTGGCGTGCTCAAGTCCAAATCCTGGAGATCGGCCTACTATTCGGCAGGTGAAACAGATGCTGTTGAGGGAAATGCCGCCGCCATGGGTTCCTCCATTTAGACCGTCTTTTATTTGGCCATATCCCATGTCTGAGGATAGCAGTTCAATCAGCCTAGAGAATAGCTCACCACAGAGCTTCTTTATGCAGTCGCCTGCTGTCCGTTAA